Proteins co-encoded in one Campylobacter jejuni genomic window:
- the ceuB gene encoding enterochelin ABC transporter substrate-binding protein CeuB → MKKSLVFAFFAFFLSLILTACNSNSNENNASSTIKTNTATVKVLPISMSDEGDSFLVKDSLGENKIPKNPSKVVILDLGILDTFDALKLNDKVAGVPAKNLPKYLQQFKNKPSVGGVQQVDFEAINALKPDLIIISGRQSKFYDKLKEIAPTLFVGLDNANFLSSFENNVLSVAKLYGLEKEALEKISDIKNEIEKAKSIVDEDKKALIILTNSNKISAFGPQSRFEIIHDVLGINAVDENIKVGTHGKSINSEFILEKNPDYIFVIDRNIIVGNKERAQGILDNALVAKTKAAQNKKIIYLDPEYWYLASGNGLESLKTMILEIKNAVK, encoded by the coding sequence ATGAAAAAATCTTTAGTTTTTGCATTTTTTGCATTTTTTTTAAGTCTAATCTTAACAGCTTGTAATTCAAACTCAAATGAAAACAACGCAAGTTCTACAATAAAAACCAACACTGCTACGGTGAAAGTTTTGCCTATTAGTATGAGCGATGAGGGTGATAGTTTTTTAGTGAAGGATAGTCTAGGAGAAAATAAAATCCCTAAAAATCCTTCTAAGGTAGTGATCTTAGATCTTGGAATTTTAGATACTTTTGATGCTTTAAAATTAAATGATAAAGTCGCGGGCGTTCCTGCTAAAAATTTACCAAAATACCTACAACAATTTAAAAACAAACCTAGTGTAGGTGGAGTACAACAAGTTGATTTTGAAGCCATTAATGCTTTAAAACCTGATCTTATCATCATTTCTGGACGCCAAAGTAAATTTTATGATAAGTTAAAAGAAATAGCTCCAACTTTATTTGTAGGTCTTGATAATGCAAATTTTTTAAGCTCTTTTGAAAACAATGTCTTAAGCGTTGCAAAACTTTATGGTTTAGAAAAAGAAGCTTTGGAAAAAATTTCAGATATTAAAAATGAAATTGAAAAAGCCAAAAGTATAGTTGATGAAGATAAAAAAGCTCTTATCATTCTTACAAATTCTAACAAAATTTCAGCCTTTGGTCCTCAATCTCGCTTTGAGATTATTCACGATGTTTTAGGGATTAACGCAGTAGATGAGAATATAAAAGTAGGCACTCACGGCAAAAGTATCAATTCTGAATTTATACTAGAAAAAAATCCTGATTATATTTTTGTTATTGATAGAAATATCATTGTAGGCAACAAAGAACGCGCTCAAGGCATACTCGATAATGCACTTGTCGCTAAAACCAAAGCAGCACAAAACAAAAAGATCA
- the ceuC gene encoding iron chelate uptake ABC transporter family permease subunit has product MRKKMLILSFLTLSMIGIFILVGLNGFDEYALKSRFLQIAAIIIVAICIAVSTVIFQTLCNNKILTPAIIGLDSLYMLLQSALIFSFGAANLSVYKNDINFLITLVCMVVFSLGLYKILFSSDRSIYLIMLLGLVFGTLFSTLSSFFEVLIDPDEFMVIQGRMFASFDNIAFDVLILAYIISFLSFIWIFRYMKFLDPLNLGKDLAINLGINYQKISKQLMIIIAILTSISTALVGPITFLGLLVVNITYELFKTAKHSILLSACILISILALLGGVFFVSRVFDYNATISMVINFLGGIYFIYLVLKGNKL; this is encoded by the coding sequence ATGCGTAAAAAAATGCTGATTTTAAGCTTTTTAACACTTAGTATGATAGGGATTTTTATACTTGTGGGTTTAAATGGCTTTGATGAGTATGCCTTAAAAAGTCGTTTTTTACAAATTGCAGCTATTATCATAGTAGCTATTTGTATCGCTGTTTCAACAGTAATCTTTCAAACTTTATGCAATAACAAAATTCTAACCCCTGCTATCATAGGATTAGATTCTTTATATATGTTACTTCAAAGTGCTCTTATCTTTTCTTTTGGTGCAGCTAATTTAAGTGTTTATAAAAACGATATCAATTTTTTAATCACTCTAGTTTGTATGGTGGTTTTTTCACTAGGACTTTATAAAATTTTATTTAGTAGCGATAGAAGTATTTATCTTATCATGCTTTTAGGCTTAGTTTTTGGAACACTTTTTAGCACTTTAAGCTCTTTTTTTGAAGTATTAATCGACCCTGATGAATTCATGGTAATACAAGGAAGAATGTTTGCTAGTTTCGATAATATTGCTTTTGATGTTTTAATTCTTGCTTATATCATTAGCTTTTTAAGTTTTATATGGATTTTTCGCTATATGAAATTTTTAGATCCTTTAAATTTAGGCAAAGATTTAGCGATAAATTTAGGGATAAATTATCAAAAAATTTCAAAACAATTGATGATTATCATAGCTATTTTAACTTCTATTAGCACCGCACTTGTAGGTCCTATAACCTTTTTAGGGCTTTTGGTGGTAAATATCACTTATGAACTATTTAAAACTGCAAAGCATAGTATTTTGCTAAGCGCTTGTATACTTATTAGTATTTTGGCTTTGCTTGGAGGGGTGTTTTTTGTCTCTAGAGTTTTTGATTATAATGCCACTATAAGCATGGTTATTAATTTCTTAGGTGGGATATATTTTATCTATCTTGTATTAAAGGGTAATAAATTATGA
- the ceuD gene encoding ABC transporter ATP-binding protein gives MIKLKNITKFYDNKVIISDLSLDFHKGKITSIIGANGAGKSTLLALASRLIKPSSGEIYIDGMNLKNYKEQILAQKISILKQQNNINLRLKVEELVAFGRFPHSQGRLNTNDKIKINEALEYMELSNLRNEFLDTLSGGQKQRAFIAMIIAQDTEFIMFDEPLNNLDMKHSVQIMQLMKNLVKDFNKSIAVVLHDINFASIYSDEIIALKDGKLLKQGSKDEIINQENLKQIYDMDIPVSQINGKKICIYF, from the coding sequence ATGATTAAACTAAAAAATATCACCAAATTTTATGATAATAAAGTCATTATTTCAGATCTTAGCCTTGATTTTCATAAAGGCAAAATCACTTCTATAATAGGAGCCAATGGCGCTGGAAAATCCACTCTTTTAGCTCTAGCAAGTCGTTTGATAAAACCTAGTAGTGGAGAAATTTATATCGATGGAATGAATTTAAAAAATTATAAAGAGCAAATCTTAGCACAAAAAATTTCCATTCTCAAACAACAAAACAATATCAATTTAAGATTAAAAGTTGAAGAACTAGTCGCTTTTGGGCGTTTTCCGCATTCTCAAGGAAGACTTAATACAAACGATAAAATCAAAATCAATGAAGCTTTAGAATACATGGAACTTAGCAACTTAAGAAATGAATTTTTAGATACATTAAGCGGCGGACAAAAACAAAGAGCTTTTATAGCCATGATCATCGCTCAGGATACTGAATTTATAATGTTTGATGAACCTTTGAACAATCTTGATATGAAGCATAGCGTACAAATCATGCAACTAATGAAAAATTTAGTCAAAGACTTTAACAAAAGTATAGCTGTTGTATTACATGATATTAATTTTGCTTCGATTTATTCTGATGAAATCATAGCCTTAAAAGATGGGAAGCTTTTAAAACAAGGCTCAAAAGATGAAATCATCAATCAAGAAAATTTAAAACAAATTTATGATATGGATATACCCGTAAGTCAAATTAATGGTAAGAAAATTTGTATTTATTTTTAA